CCCCCGACAGTGAATGGTTTCCCCCATGTTGGGCACGCAAGGGGCCGGACATATAAGGATGCGGTGCTTCGCTATAGGCACATGCTGGGGTACTCGGTTTGGGCCCAGGGGGGATGGGATGAACAGGGCTTACCGGTGGAGCTTGAGGCGGAGAAGGCCCTTGGCGTATCCAGCAAGAAGGAGATAGAGCAGGTTGGGTTGGATAAGTTCTCAGAGAAATGCAATGAATTAGTGGATCACTATTTGAAGTACTGGATTGAGATAGGCACGGATAGGCTGGGCGTGTGGCTTGATACCGATAATGCTTATGAAACGCGTAAGCCTCAGTACATCGAGCACGTATGGTCATTAGTGAAGATGGCGTGGGAGAAGGGGCTCCNCTTCGAGGATTATAGGGTATTGCCGTTCTGCCCGAGATGCGAGACCGCCCTAAGCGATGCTGAGGTGGATCAGGGCTATAAGGAGCGGAAGGATCCAGCCATATTCGTCAAGTTCAAGGTACTAGGTGTGGAGAACACGTATCTAGTTATTTGGACCACTACGCCCTGGACATTGATAGATAATGAGGCTGTGGCGGTTAATCCATCATTCACGTACGCCTATGTCGATGTTGGTAAAGAAGTGCTGATTGTGGCTGAGAAATTGGTGGAACCACTAATGCATAAATTCGGCATCAATAATTATAAGGTGTCACGGACGGTTAGCGGAAAAGAACTTGAGGGNCTTCAGTACGAGCACATATATAGGGGGGATCAGCATAGAGTGATAACGGCTGACTTCGTGACCCTAGAAGATGGTTCTGGCTTGGTTCACATAGCGCCNGCCCATGGCCCCGAAGACTTTGAGGCAGCTAAGAAGCATGGCATCCCAGTGACGAATACTGTTGAAATAAATGGAATATTCAGCGCCGGTCCATTCAAGGGCAAGTACTTCCTAGACGTTAATTCCCTCGTCATTAAGGACTTGAAATCAAGGGGTCTGCTTCTCCATAGGGATGAAGTGACCCATCAATATCCGCATTGCTGGCGATGCAATACGCCGCTCATATATAGGGCAGATAAGCAGTGGTTCCTCGGAATATCGAGTCTGCGGGAAACCATGACTCAGGAACTCAAGAAGGTAGCGGTGTACCCCGAGTCTCTTAGGAATAGATTTGATGATTGGATAGCTAATATAAGGGACTGGACAATATCTAGGTCAAGAATATGGGGGACGCCGCTCCCAATATGGAGATGCAGAAATGACCCAAGCAAGATGATGGCCATAGGATCACTCGAGGAGTTGAGGAGGGTGGCCAAGGAGTTGCCTGATGTGCCGCCCGAGAAGTTGGTTCACAGGCCATGGATAGACATGGTTAAGGTGGAGACCGAGTGCGGGGAGTGGGTGAGGGAGCCATTCGTGATGGATGTTTGGCTGGACAGCGGCGTCGCTTGGATAGCTGGCCCAGATGGATTGCGGAACAAGGAGTGGAGCTTGATTTATCCCTTTGATTGGGTGACGGAGGCCGTGGATCAGACGAGGGGTTGGTTCTACTCTCTCCTCGCCACGTCGGTTCTTTGGATGGGTAAGGCCCCATATAAATCAATGTTAATTCAGGGGCATATACTGGACAAGTATGGCCACAAGATGAGTAAAAGCAAGGGCAACGTGACGTGGGTGCAGGACATGCTGGACAAGTATGGAGCAGACGCATTGAGGCTTTACCTCCTCTCAAAATCGGCGCCGGGCGATGCATTGGCATTTAATCCAGATGAAGTCAAGCTATCTCTCAATGTCCTTGGAGTGCTGTGGAACTCTGTTAAGTTCGCCAAGACTTATATGGAGCTCGATGGCTTTACTCCGGCGAAGCTGGTTAAGGAAATGGATGAAGCTAGGCCCGAGGATCTCTGGCTCCTCTCCGTGACTAATAAGATGATTAAGTCAGTGAGGGATCACATGGAGAAAATGGAGCTTCACCACGCTGCGCGGGAGTGGATGGATTTCATAGTGGAGGACATAAGCCATAGATACATTAGATTAATGAGGAGGAGGGCGTGGATGGAGGGCGAGACAAGGGAGAAATTAATTGCCTATACAGTGCTTTACGAGGCCCTCAGAGCCGCGATAGTGGTTGGCGCCATGTTTGCCCCATTCACCACGGAGTACCTGTACCAAGCCTTCCTTAAGGGCATGGAGAATGGGCCCGAGAGCGTGCACATGCTGATGCTGCCTGAATCAAACGAGAAATTGATTAATGGGGACCTGGAGGCAACGTTTGACCTAATATTCGAGATAGCTTCCCAATCAGCTAATATTAGGAATAAGATGGGGGTTAAGCTGAGGTGGCCCCTCAGGGAGCTAGTGATAAGCGGCAAGGGATCCGCCGCGCTTAAGCAACATGAGGAGGTTCTCGCATTCCTAGCAAATGTCAAGACCGTTAGATTCACCGATGAGGAGTGCGGGGAGGGGTATGAATCGCTTGAGGCAAGTGGATTAAGGATATGCCTAAGCAAGAACATGGATGAGTCGCTCCTCTACGAGGCGCTTGCGCGTGAATTAATAAGGAGGATACAGGTAATGAGGAGTAAGCTTAATCTGCAGATGGAGGAGAGAGCGAAAGCCAGAGTGAGCACTAAGGATGAGGAGATGCTTACCGCTGTTAATAGGATGAAGAGCTACATAGAGGGGGAGACGCGGACCGAGATATTAATTGAGCAGCCGAGCGGAAGCGGCTTAATGCAGGAGTGGGACATAGATGGGAAGAAGGTAGTAATAGAGCTTAGCAGGTGAAGCTAGAGCCGAGCGGTCCTGACCTCGATCCTCATCAATAATCGAGCCACGTCAAGCGGCGCCATTTTCTCCATTAAATTACTCCAAACAGTTCTGTTGATTACTATTATTATTTGAGGCAACTCATCCATGCCACTTAATCTGCTCAATACCTTGGCTCCCTGTGATGCATCCCTTATGGGCAGAATGCCGACCCCTATATCATTAATCACGGGTAGACCCGTCTCGTCGCTTAAGAGCATTATGGCTGCTCCCAAATTCCCCTCAACTATTATTATCAATGGCTTCACATCAATTGCCCGCGCCTCATCAGTTATAAAGATGATTATAGTATTGCACTAGTTAAGGGGAGGCAAGAGTCTTATTCGTGGCTGGATTATCTTGAGTAACCATGGGTGTCTCAGTTTTTGCGCCAGGTCTCCTTCGAGGCCAGTATCCCAATCAGCATTATCGTTGATGCTAAGTACATGGAGATCACCCAGGCAGGCAATAAGCCAATTAACTCGCTTAGCGATAATATTATGGAGATGGCTGTGCTGCCTATTATTGCGCCCCCATTATACGTGAAGCCAACTGCCGTGGATCTATATCGCTCGTTGAAGCTCTCGGATAGAAATGATGGAATGATAGAGAAAATCGCCGCCTCTAGAAATGCCTGCACGCTGAAGGCTGGGAGAGCATAAGTTGGGCCCATGCTNCCCATAATAAGTAGAGGACCCGTTGCCGCAGTGAATAGGGCTGAGTATAGCAACATGCTTCTACGCCTACCCCCCACTGCATTGGAGAGTGCTCCCCCGATCCATACGCCTAGTAGGGAGGCTAAATTAATGATGGCCACGTACTCCCCCACCAAGTAATTCGGGTACTTCATCATCTCCATGAAGCCCGGGTAGAAGCTCAATGTCGCCGTGTTTATGAAGAGTAGGCCGGTGGTTATTAGTAGGGCAGTGAATATCTTGCCCGTGGATNCCCTGAACATGGCGATGATGGGAACCTTCTCGACTGCCTGTTTCCTTAGTAGGTCCTCAAACACTGGACTCTCGTAAGCTATTCTCCTGAGGAGGAAAGCCAAGGCGCCAGGTATGAATAGCATTAGGAATAGGATTCTCCAGCCATATTCCTGGAACTTAATTGGCCCATAGGCATGGCTTATGATGGCGAATATGGCGGCCATGATGAAGTAACCCACTCCGAAGCCGCTCTGTATTAGGGAACCAATGAATCCCCTCCTCTCAGGCGGCACGCTCTCCATTACTAGCGCTGTTCCTCCCCCATACTCGGCTCCAGCGAACATTCCCTCAACGAATAGAAGCAGATATAGAAGAATGGGAGCTAGTAATCCGGCTTCTCCATATGTTGGGAGAAGGCCCTTGGCGCCACCGAATATGGAGAATCCCAGCACAGTTATTGCAAGCATGTTTCTGCGACCGATCTTGTCCCCAAGGTA
This portion of the Thermocladium sp. ECH_B genome encodes:
- a CDS encoding isoleucine--tRNA ligase; this encodes MSVIDFGLEGSFSSKTIEGKVLEYWRLNKIKHKWLXAVGPRGRFTFLEGPPTVNGFPHVGHARGRTYKDAVLRYRHMLGYSVWAQGGWDEQGLPVELEAEKALGVSSKKEIEQVGLDKFSEKCNELVDHYLKYWIEIGTDRLGVWLDTDNAYETRKPQYIEHVWSLVKMAWEKGLXFEDYRVLPFCPRCETALSDAEVDQGYKERKDPAIFVKFKVLGVENTYLVIWTTTPWTLIDNEAVAVNPSFTYAYVDVGKEVLIVAEKLVEPLMHKFGINNYKVSRTVSGKELEGLQYEHIYRGDQHRVITADFVTLEDGSGLVHIAPAHGPEDFEAAKKHGIPVTNTVEINGIFSAGPFKGKYFLDVNSLVIKDLKSRGLLLHRDEVTHQYPHCWRCNTPLIYRADKQWFLGISSLRETMTQELKKVAVYPESLRNRFDDWIANIRDWTISRSRIWGTPLPIWRCRNDPSKMMAIGSLEELRRVAKELPDVPPEKLVHRPWIDMVKVETECGEWVREPFVMDVWLDSGVAWIAGPDGLRNKEWSLIYPFDWVTEAVDQTRGWFYSLLATSVLWMGKAPYKSMLIQGHILDKYGHKMSKSKGNVTWVQDMLDKYGADALRLYLLSKSAPGDALAFNPDEVKLSLNVLGVLWNSVKFAKTYMELDGFTPAKLVKEMDEARPEDLWLLSVTNKMIKSVRDHMEKMELHHAAREWMDFIVEDISHRYIRLMRRRAWMEGETREKLIAYTVLYEALRAAIVVGAMFAPFTTEYLYQAFLKGMENGPESVHMLMLPESNEKLINGDLEATFDLIFEIASQSANIRNKMGVKLRWPLRELVISGKGSAALKQHEEVLAFLANVKTVRFTDEECGEGYESLEASGLRICLSKNMDESLLYEALARELIRRIQVMRSKLNLQMEERAKARVSTKDEEMLTAVNRMKSYIEGETRTEILIEQPSGSGLMQEWDIDGKKVVIELSR
- a CDS encoding MFS transporter; this encodes MHCPQVYGLSSRQWVQVLAAWSGWLLDGFTTIAYALVAVTISTIMLPPNLGKLGLIVTFAGFAVEALARPIGSLLFGNYLGDKIGRRNMLAITVLGFSIFGGAKGLLPTYGEAGLLAPILLYLLLFVEGMFAGAEYGGGTALVMESVPPERRGFIGSLIQSGFGVGYFIMAAIFAIISHAYGPIKFQEYGWRILFLMLFIPGALAFLLRRIAYESPVFEDLLRKQAVEKVPIIAMFRXSTGKIFTALLITTGLLFINTATLSFYPGFMEMMKYPNYLVGEYVAIINLASLLGVWIGGALSNAVGGRRRSMLLYSALFTAATGPLLIMGSMGPTYALPAFSVQAFLEAAIFSIIPSFLSESFNERYRSTAVGFTYNGGAIIGSTAISIILSLSELIGLLPAWVISMYLASTIMLIGILASKETWRKN